Proteins encoded within one genomic window of Haematobia irritans isolate KBUSLIRL chromosome 5, ASM5000362v1, whole genome shotgun sequence:
- the LOC142240558 gene encoding uncharacterized protein LOC142240558, with protein MELTGFNKKFFAIIILTFVGCECLAGRYQFIYSNEYVYDRCENAPPGAKGIENLVDLSNLHMEYIDGNIQVNGNATCVWKDVLPTDRIEWRVQVYKFIRGTWQPTVLSVYMPNFCDSITDKNSITYQVWAKHIFEEDQKCLNNYGHTYRHHPFEVDMVYEFGTNMEGRYKIVDTFTAYDGYNIQRPNKICFEHIGEFIKVK; from the exons ATGGAGCTAACaggttttaacaaaaaattttttgcaattattattttaacattCGTAGGATGCGAATGTCTGGCAGGACGATACCAATTCATTTATAGTAATGAGTATGTCTATGATCGTTGTGAAAATGCACCCCCAGGAGCCaaaggtatagaaaatttggttgacCTTAGCAATTTACATATGGAATACATCGACGGAAATATTCAGGTAAACGGAAATGCTACTTGTGTCTGGAAGGATGTATTACCAACTGATCGCATAGAG TGGCGTGTACAGGTTTATAAATTTATTCGTGGAACTTGGCAACCAACAGTTTTATCagtatacatgccaaatttttGCGACTCCATCACAGATAAAAACTCTATAACCTATCAAGTGTGggcaaaacatatttttgaagaaGATCAGAAGTGTTTGAATAATTATGGG CATACCTATCGCCATCATCCATTTGAAGTTGATATGGTTTATGAGTTTGGCACTAATATGGAAGGTCGGTATAAAATTGTGGACACATTTACAGCTTATGATGGCTACAATATTCagcgtccaaacaaaatatgctTTGAGCATATTGGAGAATTTATTAAAGTAAAGTGA